The proteins below are encoded in one region of Sander lucioperca isolate FBNREF2018 chromosome 11, SLUC_FBN_1.2, whole genome shotgun sequence:
- the LOC116045247 gene encoding L-selectin-like isoform X2 yields MVKMQWSLLVLIVMGQCSSIGGQLCDYHFIGKNMTWKAAKEYCRKHHTDLATVSNQADMQRLHNHAKFQAGAWIGLQREWRWSQPGVEFNESKWSQGEPNNVGNQENCVWMRNDKWNDISCSNSYTFICYEGENMWRIESVLP; encoded by the exons AT GGTGAAGATGCAGTGGAGTCTGTTGGTGTTGATTGTGATGG GTCAGTGTTCCTCCATTGGGGGTCAGCTGTGTGACTACCACTTCATTGGAAAGAATATGACGTGGAAAGCAGCCAAGGAGTATTGCAGAAAGCACCACACTGACCTGGCCACAGTGTCTAACCAGGCAGACATGCAGAGACTCCACAACCATGCAAAGTTTCAAGCCGGAGCCTGGATTGGGCTGCAGCGAGAATGGCGCTGGTCTCAGCCAGGGGTGGAGTTCAACGAGAGTAAATGGTCGCAAGGAGAGCCGAATAATGTAGGCAATCAGGAGAACTGTGTGTGGATGAGGAATGACAAATGGAATGACATCTCTTGTTCTAACAGCTATACATTTATCTGCTATGAAGGTGAGAATATGTGGCGCATAGAGTCTGTTCTCCCCTAA